The Prochlorococcus marinus XMU1408 region TTCATCCAAGTGGTTCAATGCAGACCTATTGGTCTTATTGGAAATTACCTTTCTTCGGTGAAAAGGATTTGAATCTTGTAGTAAGTGAGTTAGAAGCTTGTCATAGAGCATATCCTGACCACCATGTTCGTATCGTTGGATATGACGCATATACTCAAAGTCAAGGTACTTGCTTTGTAGTTTTCCAAGGCCGCTAGATTTTAGGCTTTGATAAATTTAGCCCTGAAAAACTTTCGGGGCTAATAATTCCTTAGAGAATTAAAAATTATTTTTTACGATCTCTCAATTGGATTGATATGGCAAAACAAACAAGTAGACAATTAGTTCTTGATCGCCGACAGGCATTGAGTCAAGGTGGTAAAAATGCCTCTATTAAAGGCTCAACACCTAATAGAGTTCGTTCCTCAAGTGATGCGAGGGCTACGAGGACTGATGCAGCTTTTGTTAAGCCTCAAAAAACTTTGGCTAATTCAAATAATTCTTCTTCTCAGATAAGTACTAGTAGTTATCAATCAGGTACTTCTGGAAGTTCAAAAGGTGCAAGGTCATATAAAAGTTCGGTAGCTCATTCTAGTCGCCAACTTGTTATTGCTAGACGGGAGGCATTATCTCGTAGAGGTAAATCTGCTGATCATACAAAAGATATAACTCGAGTTGATGTTGAAAGAAAAAAGGTTCAAAACGCTCCTTCTTATGATGCGAAAAAGGCTGAACATTGTTGTCCAGAATGTGAGCAAAAAGCATTAGAGGAGACAAGTAATACAACTTCAAAGCCTGAAATTAGTTTGACATTAAATAAAAGAAAGATTGATCACCGCTCAACTGTTAAAAGAAAAGCAATTACGAATTCAAGTAGAGCTTTTGTGCTGGCTCGAAGAGAAGCGCTATCAAAACATGGTAAATCTGCGGGGAAGCAGCCAACTACAGCTGCTTCAGTAGCGCGGCAAGGTAATCCTGATTTGACCACTAAAGAAATAGCTCAACGTGTTAGAGAGCTAAAAAGTAAAACAGGAGCTACTGGAAAAACTCGTACA contains the following coding sequences:
- a CDS encoding ribulose bisphosphate carboxylase small subunit; translation: MPFQSTVGDYQTVATLETFGFLPPMTQDEIYDQIAYIIAQGWSPVIEHVHPSGSMQTYWSYWKLPFFGEKDLNLVVSELEACHRAYPDHHVRIVGYDAYTQSQGTCFVVFQGR